Proteins co-encoded in one Papaver somniferum cultivar HN1 chromosome 5, ASM357369v1, whole genome shotgun sequence genomic window:
- the LOC113279023 gene encoding uncharacterized protein LOC113279023, which produces MIIEGLIQAMINRNGCQPSHLMFADDIFIFCNGHKKTLDNLMGLLMKYQTASGQTVNRAKRKCFVGGVTEERRLIIAEILQIKLSEFPDKYLGTILCHGRVKTTQVWGIVEMLQKQLAGWIGKLLAFSDRLILVKHVLCSIPIYNMAVYKWPKSVIKECERIIRNFLWTGDPSVKKMITVKWEEVNAPFAEGGLGIRRLEVVNKELLLKFLWKIETEDEEWTIFVKAKYKNKDGEWTTGYKKSFIWPGLKWVISELNEGSR; this is translated from the coding sequence ATGATTATTGAAGGTTTGATCCAAGCAATGATTAATAGAAATGGATGTCAGCCATCTCATTTGATGTTTGCAGATGACATTTTTATATTTTGCAATGGGCACAAGAAAACATTAGATAATTTGATGGGATTATTAATGAAATATCAGACTGCTTCTGGACAAACAGTTAACAGAGCAAAGAGAAAATGCTTTGTTGGTGGAGTTACTGAAGAAAGAAGACTGATAATTGCAGAAATATTACAAATCAAACTCTCAGAATTCCCTGACAAATATTTAGGTACAATTCTGTGTCATGGGAGAGTAAAAACTACACAAGTATGGGGGATTGTGGAAATGCTACAAAAGCAGCTAGCAGGATGGATTGGTAAATTACTTGCATTTTCTGACAGACTAATTCTAGTTAAACATGTGCTTTGTAGTATACCAATATACAACATGGCTGTCTATAAATGGCCCAAATCTGTGATTAAAGAATGTGAAAGGATAATCAGAAATTTCTTATGGACTGGTGATCCATCTGTGAAGAAAATGATAACTGTTAAATGGGAAGAAGTAAATGCACCATTTGCTGAGGGTGGTCTTGGGATCAGAAGATTAGAGGTAGTTAACAAGGAACTTCTTTTGAAATTTCTCTGGAAAATTGAAACTGAAGATGAGGAATGGACCATATTTGTGAAGgcaaaatacaaaaacaaagatGGAGAATGGACTACTGGCTATAAGAAATCTTTCATATGGCCTGGACTCAAGTGGGTGATAAGTGAGCTCAATGAAGGAAGTAGATGA
- the LOC113279024 gene encoding uncharacterized protein LOC113279024, producing MVELWMTRNLNMYDNIKPNSASLKQKILSFTKECGIRVNGTMKNSMYDLNIIVSFGIKGIKSRSSTVKEVFFKLPQEDQTLICCDGAAKGNPGAAGIGFIGRKSDGSCLGAGSGGLGIATNYVAEVMALVAAGEWAVSKHLLNVIFSLDSKAVIMAFASGKIPGIVRNMWRRILSSLNTIVFRHSYREVNFSADDLAKKGTSLSRGEVILYDGRPTFLGIIEQEDSHYFRFI from the coding sequence ATGGTAGAGCTGTGGATGACAAGAAACTTGAATATGTATGATAATATAAAACCAAACTCTGCATCATTGAAACAAAAGATACTAAGCTTCACAAAGGAATGTGGCATAAGAGTCAATGGAACCATGAAAAATAGTATGTATGATCTGAACATCATTGTAAGCTTTGGGATTAAAGGGATCAAAAGCAGAAGCTCTACTGTGAAAGAAGTTTTCTTTAAACTACCACAagaagaccaaactttaatatgttgtgatggtgctgccAAAGGTAATCCAGGTGCAGCAGGTATTGGCTTTATAGGAAGAAAAAGTGATGGTTCATGCTTGGGAGCAGGGAGTGGAGGCTTGGGAATTGCCACTAACTACGTTGCAGAGGTTATGGCTTTGGTTGCAGCTGGAGAATGGGCAGTAAGTAAACATCTTCTGAATGTAATCTTTAGTTTGGATTCAAAGGCAGTTATAATGGCATTTGCAAGTGGAAAAATCCCTGGAATAGTCAGAAACATGTGGAGAAGAATACTTAGCTCACTTAACACTATAGTTTTCAGACACTCGTACAGAGAAGTGAACTTCTCAGCCGATGATTTAGCCAAAAAGGGTACAAGTCTTAGCAGAGGAGAAGTAATTCTATATGATGGAAGACCAACTTTTTTGGGAATAATTGAACAGGAGGATTCTCATTATTTTAGATTCATTTGA